A window of the Streptomyces luomodiensis genome harbors these coding sequences:
- a CDS encoding ATP-binding protein: MADHQEASVTLPSAPESVPAARAYVTDVLAEWGLGTGAEAADTVRLIVSELATNAVEHTVGQSPTFTVDLRLDREQRLEIGVTDSHPRWPRWLPLATQQDSGRGMVIVRCLAAESGGEVFVTPTAEGGKTVWIALPWIVPVR, from the coding sequence ATGGCAGACCATCAGGAAGCATCCGTCACTCTGCCGAGCGCACCGGAGTCGGTTCCCGCGGCACGCGCCTATGTCACGGACGTGCTCGCCGAATGGGGGCTCGGGACGGGAGCGGAGGCCGCCGACACGGTGCGGCTGATCGTCTCCGAGCTCGCCACCAACGCCGTGGAGCACACCGTGGGCCAGTCGCCCACTTTCACCGTGGACCTGCGGCTCGACCGCGAGCAGCGGCTGGAGATCGGGGTCACCGACAGTCATCCCAGATGGCCCAGATGGCTGCCGCTGGCCACCCAGCAGGACAGCGGGCGCGGGATGGTCATCGTCCGCTGTCTGGCCGCGGAGTCGGGCGGCGAGGTGTTCGTCACCCCGACCGCGGAGGGCGGCAAAACCGTGTGGATCGCCCTGCCGTGGATCGTGCCGGTCCGCTGA
- a CDS encoding helix-turn-helix domain-containing protein — protein sequence MRYGPAVRRRKLGAELRRQRDLAGLTSGEAARRLGWHQSKVSRIETGRSGAKPADVARLLELYQVADPELRALLEALCGGGASDPEGSRRGWWYAYRDLLPPAYRDFISLEAEASEAYTLETTVVPGLLQTPDYARAVTRAALPDLPGPQVDALVEVRIARQSVLHGERPLRLHAVLDEAALRRAVGGPEVMAAQLRHLAELCALPQVRLQVLPYSAGMPIGMTGPFIIFSFPHISDLDVVVLDHLTSSLYLERKEDLRAYSAAFDVLRSHALAPEESLTFIDKIGGGA from the coding sequence ATGCGGTACGGCCCGGCGGTGCGCCGCCGCAAGCTCGGCGCGGAGCTGCGCCGCCAGCGCGATCTGGCCGGACTCACCAGTGGTGAGGCCGCCCGCCGACTGGGCTGGCACCAGTCGAAGGTGAGCCGGATCGAGACCGGCCGGAGCGGGGCCAAGCCCGCGGACGTGGCGCGGCTGCTGGAGCTCTACCAGGTCGCCGACCCCGAGCTGCGCGCTCTGCTGGAGGCGCTGTGCGGCGGGGGCGCCTCGGATCCGGAGGGGTCACGGCGCGGCTGGTGGTACGCGTACCGGGATCTGCTGCCGCCCGCCTACCGGGACTTCATCAGCCTGGAGGCGGAGGCGTCCGAGGCGTACACCCTGGAGACCACGGTGGTGCCCGGTCTGCTCCAGACCCCGGATTACGCACGGGCGGTGACCCGCGCGGCGCTCCCGGATCTGCCGGGGCCCCAGGTGGACGCGTTGGTGGAGGTGCGGATCGCCCGTCAGTCGGTGCTGCACGGCGAGCGGCCGCTGCGGCTGCACGCGGTGCTCGACGAGGCGGCGCTGCGGCGCGCGGTGGGCGGACCCGAGGTCATGGCGGCGCAATTGCGTCATCTGGCCGAACTCTGCGCACTGCCTCAGGTGCGACTGCAAGTGCTGCCATATTCCGCCGGAATGCCCATCGGTATGACTGGTCCTTTCATTATTTTCTCTTTTCCGCACATTAGTGACCTGGACGTAGTAGTTCTCGACCACTTGACGAGTAGCCTCTATCTGGAGCGGAAAGAAGACCTCCGGGCGTACAGCGCCGCATTCGATGTACTGCGGTCCCACGCCCTGGCACCTGAGGAATCGTTGACCTTCATCGACAAAATCGGGGGCGGCGCCTGA
- a CDS encoding DUF397 domain-containing protein encodes MSANSVDWLRSSYSVGMNNCVETALLGPDRLGVRDSKNTAGPVLLFTPSAWASFVEGLKDDGPGSGTSHPAGG; translated from the coding sequence ATGTCCGCCAACTCCGTCGACTGGCTGCGCAGCAGTTACAGCGTCGGCATGAACAATTGCGTCGAGACGGCCCTGCTGGGGCCTGACCGGCTCGGCGTGCGCGATTCGAAGAACACGGCGGGCCCCGTCCTGCTGTTCACCCCGTCGGCCTGGGCCTCCTTCGTCGAGGGGCTCAAGGACGACGGTCCCGGCTCCGGCACCTCCCACCCGGCCGGAGGCTGA
- a CDS encoding 8-amino-7-oxononanoate synthase has product MPQDRPDDAFAWIEAQRERRDRAGLVRRLTPRPADFPLLDLASNDYLGLARHPEVTAAAAGAARRWGAGSTGSRLVTGSTELHTTLERELADFCGFEAALVFSSGYAANLAAVSALSGRDALIVSDAGNHASLIDGCRLSRAEVAVVPHADPGAVRKVLDAAAADACDQTAGGTGADPARRRALAVSDAVFSVDGDAAPLSALAGACRAYGAALVVDEAHGLGVLGEGGRGAVHRAGLAGASDVVATATLSKSLGSQGGVVLGPARVIEHLVNTARTFIFDTGLNPAAVGAALASLRLLRREPERADRVREVAMGLYGRLTAAGLAAVRPDASVVSVRAPSPERAVRWAADCRSAGLMVGCFRPPSVPDGVSRLRLTARGDLTEQQVEEAADVIVRTAPAA; this is encoded by the coding sequence ATGCCCCAGGACCGCCCGGACGACGCGTTCGCATGGATCGAGGCACAGCGGGAGCGACGCGACCGGGCCGGGCTGGTGCGCCGGCTCACCCCACGGCCCGCCGACTTCCCGCTCCTCGACCTGGCGAGCAACGACTATCTGGGGCTGGCCCGGCATCCGGAGGTGACGGCCGCCGCGGCCGGGGCGGCGCGCCGCTGGGGCGCCGGATCGACCGGATCGCGCCTGGTCACCGGCTCGACCGAGCTGCACACCACGCTGGAGCGGGAGCTGGCGGACTTCTGCGGATTCGAGGCGGCCCTGGTGTTCTCCTCCGGCTACGCCGCGAATCTGGCCGCCGTCTCCGCGCTGAGCGGCCGGGACGCCCTCATCGTCTCCGACGCGGGCAATCACGCCTCGCTCATCGACGGCTGCCGGCTCTCCCGGGCCGAGGTCGCCGTCGTCCCGCACGCCGACCCGGGCGCGGTGCGCAAGGTGCTGGACGCGGCCGCGGCGGACGCGTGCGATCAGACCGCGGGCGGGACCGGAGCGGACCCGGCGCGCCGGCGCGCCCTCGCCGTCAGCGACGCGGTCTTCTCCGTGGACGGCGACGCCGCCCCGCTGTCCGCCCTCGCCGGGGCCTGCCGCGCGTACGGCGCGGCGCTGGTGGTGGACGAGGCGCACGGCCTGGGGGTGCTCGGCGAGGGCGGGCGCGGCGCGGTACACCGGGCCGGGCTGGCCGGCGCGTCGGACGTGGTGGCCACGGCCACCCTCTCCAAGTCGCTGGGCAGCCAGGGCGGGGTGGTGCTGGGCCCCGCCCGGGTCATCGAGCATCTGGTGAACACCGCACGGACGTTCATCTTCGACACCGGGCTCAACCCGGCTGCGGTGGGCGCCGCCCTGGCGAGTCTGCGGCTGCTGCGCCGGGAGCCGGAGCGCGCCGACCGGGTCCGTGAGGTCGCCATGGGGCTGTACGGGCGGCTGACCGCCGCCGGGCTGGCCGCGGTGCGGCCGGACGCGTCGGTGGTGTCGGTGCGGGCTCCGTCGCCGGAGCGGGCGGTGCGCTGGGCCGCGGACTGCCGCTCGGCCGGGCTGATGGTGGGGTGCTTCCGTCCGCCGTCCGTCCCGGACGGTGTCTCCCGGCTGCGGCTGACCGCGCGCGGGGACCTGACGGAACAGCAGGTCGAGGAGGCGGCCGACGTGATCGTGAGAACCGCGCCGGCCGCCTGA
- the bioB gene encoding biotin synthase BioB: protein MDLLNTLVDKGLRRESPTREEALAVLATSDDEVLDVVAAAGKVRRAWFGRRVKLNYLVNLKSGLCPEDCSYCSQRLGSTSGILKYTWLKPDQAAAAASAGVAGGAKRVCLVASGRGPTDRDVDRVSQTIAAIKEQHSDVEICACLGLLSDGQAERLKEVGANAYNHNLNTSEATYGDITTTHTYADRVSTVRQAQAAGLSACSGLIAGMGESDEDLVDVVFSLRELDPDSVPVNFLIPIDGTPLAGKWSLTPQRCLRILAMVRFVCPDVEVRLAGGREIHLRTLQPLALHLANSIFLGDYLTTEGQAGKDDLAMIADAGFEVEGAGTTTLPAHRADVGAAAGAGCGGHSEAGGGCGPCGEAAPADAVPAQAAAVAPVSAPAATEESHADLVAVRRRGAGTDLPPNA, encoded by the coding sequence ATGGATCTGCTGAACACGCTGGTGGACAAGGGGTTGCGACGCGAGTCGCCGACCCGCGAAGAGGCACTCGCCGTCCTGGCGACCTCCGATGACGAGGTGCTCGACGTGGTGGCCGCGGCGGGCAAGGTGCGCCGCGCCTGGTTCGGGCGGCGGGTGAAGCTCAACTACCTGGTGAACCTCAAGTCGGGACTGTGCCCCGAGGACTGTTCCTACTGCTCACAGCGGCTGGGCTCGACGTCCGGGATCCTCAAGTACACCTGGCTGAAGCCGGACCAGGCGGCGGCCGCGGCGAGCGCCGGGGTCGCGGGCGGCGCCAAGCGGGTGTGCCTGGTCGCCAGCGGACGCGGGCCCACCGACCGGGACGTGGACCGGGTCTCCCAGACCATCGCCGCCATCAAGGAGCAGCACAGCGACGTCGAGATCTGCGCCTGTCTGGGGCTGCTGTCCGACGGTCAGGCGGAGCGGCTGAAGGAGGTGGGTGCGAACGCCTACAACCACAACCTCAACACGTCCGAGGCGACGTACGGCGACATCACCACCACCCACACCTACGCCGACCGGGTCTCGACCGTGCGGCAGGCCCAGGCGGCGGGGTTGTCCGCCTGCTCCGGGCTGATCGCGGGCATGGGCGAGTCCGACGAGGACCTGGTGGACGTGGTCTTCTCGCTGCGCGAGCTGGACCCGGACTCGGTGCCGGTCAACTTCCTCATCCCCATCGACGGCACCCCGCTGGCCGGGAAGTGGAGCCTCACCCCGCAGCGCTGCCTGCGGATCCTGGCCATGGTGCGGTTCGTCTGCCCGGACGTGGAGGTGCGGCTCGCGGGCGGGCGCGAGATCCATCTGCGGACGCTTCAGCCGCTGGCCCTGCACCTGGCGAACTCGATCTTCCTCGGCGACTATCTGACCACCGAGGGCCAGGCCGGCAAGGACGATCTGGCGATGATCGCCGACGCGGGCTTCGAGGTGGAGGGCGCCGGCACCACGACGCTGCCCGCGCACCGCGCGGACGTAGGCGCCGCCGCCGGGGCCGGCTGCGGCGGTCACAGTGAGGCGGGCGGCGGCTGCGGCCCGTGCGGCGAGGCGGCGCCCGCCGACGCCGTACCCGCCCAGGCGGCGGCCGTCGCACCGGTCTCGGCGCCGGCGGCCACCGAGGAGTCCCACGCCGACCTGGTGGCGGTGCGCCGCCGCGGGGCGGGCACGGATCTGCCGCCCAATGCCTGA
- a CDS encoding adenosylmethionine--8-amino-7-oxononanoate transaminase, whose product MPEPLTPAELRALDRQHVWHPYGPMPGRQDPLVVESAAGVRLRLAEPVEGVGELVDGMSSWWSAIHGYNHPALNDAARGQLDRMSHVMFGGLTHEPAVRLATRLVEITPEPLRHVFLADSGSVSVEVAVKMCLQYWRSLGRPAKRRLLTWRGGYHGDTWQPMAVCDPDGGMHRLWSGVLPEQVFADAPPPGFDADPDPAYEAHLRELVARHAHELAAVIVEPVVQGAGGMRFHSPALLRVLREACDEHDVLLVFDEIATGFGRSGTLFAAEHAAVCPDVMCVGKALTGGYLTLAGTLCTPRVAEGISRGEVPVLAHGPTFMGNPLATAVANASIDLLLSYDWRQEVKRIETGLREGLAEAAGLPGVRDVRVLGAIGVVQLDRPLDGAGMAAATRAAVREGVWLRPFRDLLYTMPPYITGDHDLARICTAVRAAAGAAG is encoded by the coding sequence ATGCCTGAGCCGCTGACCCCGGCCGAGCTGCGGGCGCTGGACCGGCAGCACGTCTGGCATCCGTACGGACCGATGCCCGGCCGTCAGGACCCCCTGGTCGTGGAGTCCGCGGCCGGGGTCCGGCTGCGGCTGGCCGAACCGGTGGAGGGTGTCGGCGAGCTGGTGGACGGGATGTCGTCGTGGTGGTCCGCCATCCACGGCTACAACCACCCGGCGCTCAACGACGCGGCCCGCGGTCAGCTGGACCGGATGAGCCATGTGATGTTCGGCGGGCTCACCCATGAACCCGCCGTCCGGCTGGCCACCCGTCTGGTGGAGATCACGCCGGAGCCGCTGCGCCATGTCTTCCTGGCCGACTCCGGGTCGGTGTCGGTCGAGGTCGCGGTGAAGATGTGCCTCCAGTACTGGCGCTCCCTCGGCCGCCCCGCCAAGCGGCGGCTGCTGACCTGGCGCGGCGGCTACCACGGCGACACCTGGCAGCCGATGGCGGTGTGCGACCCGGACGGCGGAATGCACCGGCTGTGGTCCGGTGTGCTGCCCGAGCAGGTCTTCGCGGACGCGCCGCCGCCCGGTTTCGACGCGGACCCCGACCCCGCGTACGAAGCGCATCTGCGGGAGCTGGTGGCCCGGCACGCCCATGAGCTGGCCGCGGTGATCGTGGAGCCGGTGGTGCAGGGCGCGGGCGGGATGCGCTTCCACTCCCCCGCGCTGCTGCGGGTGCTGCGCGAGGCGTGCGACGAGCACGATGTGCTGCTGGTGTTCGACGAGATCGCCACCGGCTTCGGCCGCTCGGGCACGCTGTTCGCGGCCGAGCACGCGGCGGTGTGCCCCGATGTGATGTGTGTGGGCAAGGCGCTGACCGGCGGTTATCTGACCCTGGCCGGCACGCTGTGCACTCCGCGGGTGGCGGAGGGCATCTCGCGCGGCGAGGTACCGGTGCTGGCCCACGGTCCGACCTTCATGGGCAATCCGCTGGCCACGGCCGTCGCCAACGCCTCGATCGATCTGCTGCTCTCCTACGACTGGCGGCAGGAGGTCAAGCGGATCGAGACCGGGCTGCGGGAGGGCCTCGCGGAGGCGGCCGGCCTGCCCGGCGTCCGGGACGTACGGGTGCTCGGCGCCATCGGCGTCGTCCAGCTGGACCGTCCGCTGGACGGCGCGGGGATGGCCGCGGCGACCCGGGCCGCGGTGCGCGAGGGTGTATGGCTGCGCCCGTTCCGCGATCTGCTGTACACCATGCCGCCGTACATCACGGGCGACCACGATCTGGCCCGGATCTGCACGGCGGTACGGGCGGCGGCGGGCGCGGCCGGCTGA
- the bioD gene encoding dethiobiotin synthase, translating into MSVLVVTGTGTEVGKTVSTAAVAAAALARGRSVAVLKPAQTGVAEGEPGDAAEVARLAGAVTLLELARYPEPLAPATAARRAGRPPVRPREVAEAAEKLATEHDLVLVEGAGGLLVRFDETGATLADAARLLGAPVLVVAQAGLGTLNATTLTTEALRARGLECPGVVIGSWPATVDLASRCNLADLPESAGVPLLGAVPEGAAALPPAEFRAAAPGWLAPRLGGTWDAERPAR; encoded by the coding sequence ATGTCAGTACTGGTCGTCACCGGCACGGGCACCGAGGTCGGAAAGACCGTCAGCACGGCGGCCGTCGCCGCCGCGGCGCTCGCGCGCGGCCGCTCAGTGGCGGTACTCAAACCCGCCCAGACCGGTGTCGCCGAGGGCGAGCCGGGCGACGCCGCGGAGGTGGCCCGGCTCGCCGGCGCGGTGACCCTGCTCGAACTCGCCCGCTACCCCGAGCCGCTGGCCCCCGCCACGGCCGCCCGCCGCGCCGGACGGCCGCCGGTGCGGCCGCGGGAGGTGGCGGAGGCGGCCGAGAAGCTGGCCACCGAGCACGATCTGGTGCTGGTCGAGGGCGCGGGCGGGCTGCTCGTACGGTTCGACGAGACCGGGGCGACGCTCGCCGACGCGGCCCGGCTGCTCGGCGCCCCCGTCCTCGTCGTCGCCCAGGCGGGCCTGGGCACGCTCAACGCGACCACCCTCACCACCGAGGCCCTGCGCGCCCGCGGGCTGGAGTGCCCCGGCGTCGTCATCGGCAGCTGGCCCGCCACCGTGGACCTCGCCTCCCGCTGCAATCTGGCCGATCTGCCGGAGTCCGCGGGCGTGCCGCTGCTGGGCGCCGTCCCCGAGGGCGCCGCGGCCCTTCCGCCGGCCGAGTTCCGCGCCGCCGCGCCCGGCTGGCTGGCGCCCCGGCTGGGCGGGACCTGGGACGCGGAGCGGCCGGCCCGCTGA
- a CDS encoding class I SAM-dependent methyltransferase, with the protein MPVRRRTPPRDAVHHPLFARCYARLCPLADERAGLGELRAELLAGLSGRVIEIGAGSGLNFPHYPETVSEVVAIEPERHLRRLATRAGLRAGVPVDVVPGVAEALPVKSEAFDAAVACLVLCSVRDVRRALAELLRVLRPGGELRFLEHGRADGRVLATAQRALDRTVWPLVFGGCHTAREVRSEIVAAGFEPVGHRGLRVPDRGPTLPTSPCVLGTARRPSPDSPRPFPSAG; encoded by the coding sequence ATGCCCGTACGCCGCCGCACACCGCCGCGTGACGCCGTCCATCACCCGCTCTTCGCCCGCTGTTACGCCCGGCTCTGCCCGCTGGCCGACGAGCGGGCCGGGCTGGGCGAGCTGCGCGCCGAGCTGCTGGCCGGGCTGTCCGGCCGGGTCATCGAGATCGGCGCGGGCAGCGGGCTGAACTTCCCCCACTACCCCGAGACCGTCTCCGAGGTGGTCGCCATCGAGCCGGAGCGCCATCTGCGGCGGCTGGCCACCCGGGCGGGGCTGCGGGCCGGGGTGCCGGTGGACGTGGTGCCGGGCGTCGCCGAGGCGCTGCCGGTCAAGAGCGAGGCGTTCGACGCGGCGGTGGCCTGTTTGGTGCTGTGCTCGGTACGCGATGTGCGGCGCGCCCTCGCCGAGCTGTTGCGCGTGCTGCGCCCCGGCGGTGAGCTGCGCTTCCTGGAGCACGGCCGCGCCGACGGGCGCGTCCTGGCGACGGCCCAGCGGGCGCTGGACCGCACGGTGTGGCCGCTGGTGTTCGGTGGCTGCCACACCGCGCGCGAGGTGCGGTCCGAGATCGTGGCCGCGGGCTTCGAGCCGGTCGGCCACCGCGGACTGCGCGTTCCCGACCGGGGCCCCACGCTGCCGACGTCGCCCTGTGTGCTCGGCACCGCGCGCCGTCCGTCACCGGATTCCCCCCGGCCGTTCCCGTCCGCCGGCTGA
- a CDS encoding ABC transporter ATP-binding protein: MSTPAATKTDGYAEGGARAAARAQSLTKAYGSGETAVLALDAVDVEIERGRFTAVMGPSGSGKSTLMHCLAGLDTVSSGRAWLGDTEITGLRDKELTRLRRDRIGFMFQSFNLLPTLNAAENITLPMDIAGHKPDPEWLDRVIDTLGLRDRLRHRPAQLSGGQQQRVACARALASRPELIFADEPTGNLDSRAGLEVLRFLREAVDELGQTVVMVTHDPSAAAHSDLVLFLADGRIVDRMERPTAESVLERMRLFTRTGTAPSGTGAAE; the protein is encoded by the coding sequence GTGTCCACACCGGCGGCAACGAAGACGGACGGGTACGCGGAGGGCGGCGCCCGTGCGGCGGCCCGCGCCCAGTCCCTGACCAAGGCGTACGGCAGCGGCGAGACGGCCGTCCTCGCGCTGGACGCGGTGGACGTGGAGATCGAACGGGGCAGGTTCACCGCGGTGATGGGCCCGTCCGGATCCGGCAAGTCCACCCTGATGCACTGTCTGGCGGGTCTCGACACGGTCTCGTCGGGCCGGGCCTGGCTGGGCGACACCGAGATCACCGGCCTGCGCGACAAGGAGCTGACCCGGCTGCGCCGCGACCGGATCGGCTTCATGTTCCAGTCGTTCAATCTGCTGCCCACGCTCAACGCGGCCGAGAACATCACCCTGCCCATGGACATCGCGGGCCACAAGCCCGATCCCGAGTGGCTGGACCGGGTCATCGACACCCTCGGGCTGCGGGACCGGCTGCGGCACCGCCCCGCCCAGCTGTCCGGCGGACAGCAGCAGCGGGTGGCGTGCGCGCGGGCGCTCGCCTCCCGCCCGGAGCTGATCTTCGCGGACGAGCCGACCGGCAACCTGGACTCACGGGCGGGCCTGGAGGTGCTGCGCTTCCTGCGGGAGGCCGTCGACGAACTGGGCCAGACGGTCGTCATGGTCACCCACGACCCGAGCGCCGCCGCCCACTCCGACCTGGTGCTCTTCCTCGCCGACGGCCGGATCGTGGACCGGATGGAGCGGCCCACGGCCGAGTCGGTGCTGGAGCGGATGCGCCTGTTCACCAGAACCGGCACCGCGCCCTCCGGAACCGGAGCGGCCGAATGA
- a CDS encoding LLM class F420-dependent oxidoreductase, protein MARPFRFGVNLLTLESAEAWREKCRRAERLGYDVLLVPDHLGNPAPFPALATAAEVTERPRLGTFVLNAGLWNPALLAREVATCDALTGGRLELGLGAGYVKAEHDSAGLPFGSPRERVDHLAHTVAELERLLTDTEHRPRPAQSPRPPLLLGGNGDRLLRLAARHAQIAAFTGAVQAPGKPEGALQLISPEALEERVGAFHRFAAEAGRPTAEAQAAGEETAGAQGAGEETAELNYLIQMVGPTGDRRAKVRELAAYAPDLTEDQLLEHPALLLGDAKEMAEQLRAHRERFGFSYFTVLEHNMDALAPVIEQLHGC, encoded by the coding sequence ATGGCAAGGCCGTTCCGTTTCGGAGTCAATCTGCTCACCCTTGAATCGGCCGAGGCATGGCGGGAGAAGTGCCGCCGCGCCGAGCGGCTCGGCTACGACGTGCTGCTGGTCCCCGACCACCTCGGCAACCCCGCCCCGTTCCCGGCCCTGGCCACCGCCGCCGAGGTGACCGAGCGCCCGCGGCTGGGCACCTTCGTGCTCAACGCCGGCCTCTGGAACCCCGCACTGCTCGCCCGGGAGGTGGCCACCTGCGACGCGCTCACCGGCGGACGGCTGGAGCTCGGCCTGGGCGCCGGCTACGTCAAGGCCGAGCACGACAGCGCCGGGCTGCCCTTCGGCTCACCACGGGAGCGGGTGGACCATCTGGCGCACACCGTGGCCGAGTTGGAGCGTCTGCTGACCGATACCGAGCACAGACCGCGTCCCGCCCAGTCCCCGCGCCCGCCGCTGCTGCTCGGCGGCAACGGTGACCGGCTGCTGCGGCTGGCCGCGCGCCATGCGCAGATCGCGGCCTTCACCGGAGCGGTGCAGGCCCCCGGCAAACCCGAAGGCGCCCTCCAGCTGATCAGCCCCGAGGCGCTGGAGGAGCGGGTGGGCGCCTTCCACCGCTTCGCCGCCGAAGCGGGGCGCCCCACCGCCGAGGCCCAGGCGGCGGGCGAGGAGACCGCCGGGGCCCAGGGCGCGGGCGAGGAGACCGCCGAGCTGAACTACCTCATCCAGATGGTCGGGCCCACCGGTGACCGGCGCGCCAAGGTGCGTGAGCTGGCCGCCTACGCACCGGACCTCACCGAGGACCAGCTGCTGGAGCACCCCGCGCTGCTGCTCGGCGACGCCAAGGAGATGGCGGAGCAGCTGCGGGCCCACCGCGAGCGGTTCGGCTTCTCGTACTTCACCGTGCTGGAGCACAACATGGACGCGCTCGCCCCGGTGATCGAGCAGCTGCACGGCTGCTGA
- a CDS encoding GNAT family N-acetyltransferase yields the protein MNDLRIRTAAPADLDTVLAFWKEAAEGTSISDDRDGVARLLDRDPESLLLAERGGELAGTVIAGFDGWRCHLYRLAVHPGHRRRGVATALLAAAEERFAALGGRRGDAMVLDENELAHHAWSAAGYAPQPQWSRWVKPLRA from the coding sequence ATGAACGATCTTCGGATACGGACCGCGGCCCCCGCCGACCTCGACACCGTGCTCGCCTTCTGGAAGGAGGCGGCGGAAGGCACCAGCATCAGCGACGACCGGGACGGGGTGGCCCGGCTGCTCGACCGCGACCCGGAGTCGCTGCTGCTGGCCGAACGGGGCGGTGAACTCGCCGGGACCGTGATCGCCGGCTTCGACGGCTGGCGCTGCCATCTGTACCGGCTGGCCGTCCACCCCGGGCACCGCCGCCGGGGCGTGGCGACGGCCCTCCTGGCGGCGGCCGAGGAGCGGTTCGCCGCCCTGGGCGGACGGCGCGGGGACGCGATGGTGCTCGACGAGAACGAGCTCGCCCACCACGCGTGGAGCGCGGCCGGCTACGCACCCCAGCCGCAGTGGAGCCGCTGGGTCAAGCCGCTGCGCGCCTGA